From the genome of Rana temporaria chromosome 8, aRanTem1.1, whole genome shotgun sequence:
cagcacaagaatacggcttctcccccgtgtgagtccTCTGATGTGTGATAAGATTGCCCttccttgaaaaacatttcccgcactcaaggcaggaaaatggcttctcccccgtgtgagttctTTGGTGCTTAACAAGGGCTGAGTTCTGTGgaaaacacttcccacactcagggcaAACATAAGGTTTCTCgcccgtgtgagacctctgatgtatggaaagatgagacctctgtgaaaaacatttcccacactcagggcaggaatacaaCTTCTCTCCCGTGTGTAGTCTCTGATGTTGGGCAAGATTGGACTttaatgaaaaacattttccacactcaggacaggaatgcggcttctcacccgtgtgcaatctctgatgtaaaGAAACATGGGACTTTCGTGAAAAACATTTACCGCAGTCAgggcaggaatatggcttctcttcTGCGTGAGATTTGTCATGTATGATAAGTACTGAAATATGAGGACTTCCAGCATCATCCCTCAGAAAATGAGGTTCGTTAGTGGGATCCGATGGTCTATCCACACTGTGAAGTCCTCCATCCATAGTGGAGCTTATTGTCTTTTCTCCTCCACAATCTCCTGTGATGTCCTCGTCTTCCATTTTACAAGCTGGAGATAAAGTGAGACGATCCTTTGAGGGTTTCTCCATGGCGtgtcctggaaaaatagaaaaacatcatcAATAGATATGAGAGGGTTAGTTCTCTTCCATCAAGATTCCATCTGGATCAGGTAGATATAAGTGAGGAGATGTTCTATGTGGAGGTCCCAACCAGCTGGGACACTTCCCC
Proteins encoded in this window:
- the LOC120909632 gene encoding gastrula zinc finger protein XlCGF17.1-like, with product MDPTSNKNPPERCPRPLYSRDSTQEGHTIPHHHQGEDLMIMKVECDVEETYVRDDQQYTEEAGMTRTFIEEDTSTEISTGHAMEKPSKDRLTLSPACKMEDEDITGDCGGEKTISSTMDGGLHSVDRPSDPTNEPHFLRDDAGSPHISVLIIHDKSHAEEKPYSCPDCGKCFSRKSHVSLHQRLHTGEKPHSCPECGKCFSLKSNLAQHQRLHTGEKLYSCPECGKCFSQRSHLSIHQRSHTGEKPYVCPECGKCFPQNSALVKHQRTHTGEKPFSCLECGKCFSRKGNLITHQRTHTGEKPYSCAECGKCFSWDTSLAKHQICHVRETQFSCPECGKCYSRKSDLVKHQISHTEKPYPCSECGKSFSWKSVLTKHRKTHTTLEVN